Within the Micromonospora citrea genome, the region CGACCGGCGGATCGCGGTGCGGGCGGTGGCCGTGCACCGCGTGCCGGGCAGCGACCACCGCGCCGTCCTGGCCGAACTGCGCCTCCCGGCCGGCTGACCCGCCCCGGGCACGGCCGACGCGGTCAACCGCGCCCGGACGCGGGCACGGCCGACGCGAACGCCCCGCGCCCGGACGCGGGCACGGCCGACGGCGAACGCCCCGCGCCCGGACACCGGCACGGCCGACGCACACCCCCGCGCCCGGACGCGGGCACGGCCGACGGCGAACGCCCCGCGCCCGGACACCGGCACGGCCGACGCGCACGCCCCGCGCTCAGACGCGGGCGCGGTCGAGGCCGTAGGTGAGCGAGTCGACGAGGGCGTGCCAGCTCGCCTCGACCACGTTGGGGTGCACGCCGACCGTCGTCCAGTCGCGGCCGGTGCGGTCGGTGGTCTCCAGCAGCACCCGGGTCACCGCGCCGGTTCCGCTGCTGCCCTCCAGGATCCGCACCTTGAAGTCGGCCAGCTCGAAGTCGCCCAGCTCCGGGTAGTGCCGGGCGAGGCCGGCGCGCAGCGCCTCGTCCAGGGCGTTGACCGGACCGTTCCCCTCGGCCGTGGCGATGACCCGCTCGCCGCGTACGCGGATCTTGACGGTCGCCTCGGAGACCACCGCGCCGTCCTCGCGGTGCTCGACCAGGACCCGGTAGGACTCCAGCGCGAACGGCTTCGCCGGCGCGGTGTCCAACTCGGAGCGGACGAGCAGCTCGAACGAGGCGTCGGCGGCCTCGAACGACCAGCCGCCGGCCTCCAGCTCCTTGACGCGCCCGGTGACCCGGGACAGCGCCTCCGGATGGCCGGCCAGGTCCAGGCCGAGCTCGCGGCTCTTGAGCTCGACGCTGGCCCGGCCGGCCATCTCGGTGACGAGGATCCGCATGTCGTTGCCCACCACCTGTGGGTCCACGTGGTTGTAGAGCAGCGGATCCACTTTGATCGCGCTCGCGTGCAGCCCCGCCTTGTGGGCGAAGGCCGCGGCCCCGACGTAGGCCTGGTGGGTGTCGGGGGCGATGTTGGCGATCTCGGCGATGGCGTGGGAGACCCGCACCATCTGCCCCAGGCAGCCGTCCGGTAGGACGGGCAGCCCGAGCTTGAGTTGGAGGTTGGCGACCACGGCGAAGATGTCGGCGTTGCCGGGTCGCTCGCCGTAGCCGTTCGCGGTGCCCTGGAAGTGCCGCACTCCCGCCTCGACGGCGGCGACGGTGTTCGCCACGGCGCAGGCCGTGTCGTTCTGGCAGTGGATGCCGAGCAGTTCCGGGGCGACGCCCAGGCGCGCGGTCAGGTCGGCGATCGCGGCCGTCACCTGGGAGGGCAGCATGCCGCCGTTGGTGTCGCAGAGCACCACCCGCTCGGCGCCGGCGGCGAGCGCCGTCTCCACCACCGCCGCCGTGTACGCCGGGTCGTGCCGGTAGCCGTCGAAGAAGTGCTCCCCGTCGACGAAGACCCGCCGGCCCTCGGCCACCAGGTGCGCCACGGTGTCGTGGACCATCGCCAGGTTCTCCCCGGCCGTGGTGCGCAGCGCCCGCTCGACGTGCCGCAGGTCGGCCTTGGCGACCAGGGCTACCGCCGGGGTCTGCGCGTCGAGCAGGCCACGGACCTGCGGGTCGTCGGCGACCGGCACCCCCGCCCGCCGGGTGGCCCCGAACGCGACCAGCAGCGCGTGCCTCAGGTCCAGTTCCGTGCGCGCCCGGCGGAAGAACTCGGTGTCCTTCGGCACCGCGCCCGGCCAGCCGCCCTCGATGAAGCCGACGCCGAACTCATCGAGCAGCCGCGCCACCGCGAGCTTGTCGACCACCGAATAGCTGAGCCCCTCGCGCTGGGCGCCGTCGCGCAGCGTCGTGTCGTACACCTGGAAGGTCATCGGGGATCCTTTCGAGAGCAACAAAAAGACCCCCCGCGGATGCGGGAGGTCTGCGCGCTCGGCGGAGGGGAGGCCGGCGCGCTAGGTCCGAATAATCAGGTGGGTGCTGTTCACGATCGCCACTCTGCCACCCGGGCGCGGTTTTGGGAGGCAAAATCCACATGGCGGGACGGTGACGCACCGTCGCGGGGCCGCCCTGAAGGTACGGCCACTGCGGAAACC harbors:
- the cimA gene encoding citramalate synthase — encoded protein: MTFQVYDTTLRDGAQREGLSYSVVDKLAVARLLDEFGVGFIEGGWPGAVPKDTEFFRRARTELDLRHALLVAFGATRRAGVPVADDPQVRGLLDAQTPAVALVAKADLRHVERALRTTAGENLAMVHDTVAHLVAEGRRVFVDGEHFFDGYRHDPAYTAAVVETALAAGAERVVLCDTNGGMLPSQVTAAIADLTARLGVAPELLGIHCQNDTACAVANTVAAVEAGVRHFQGTANGYGERPGNADIFAVVANLQLKLGLPVLPDGCLGQMVRVSHAIAEIANIAPDTHQAYVGAAAFAHKAGLHASAIKVDPLLYNHVDPQVVGNDMRILVTEMAGRASVELKSRELGLDLAGHPEALSRVTGRVKELEAGGWSFEAADASFELLVRSELDTAPAKPFALESYRVLVEHREDGAVVSEATVKIRVRGERVIATAEGNGPVNALDEALRAGLARHYPELGDFELADFKVRILEGSSGTGAVTRVLLETTDRTGRDWTTVGVHPNVVEASWHALVDSLTYGLDRARV